The genomic region CGTGAAGTCGCCGTTAAACCGTTTCAGCAGGGAAACTATCCGACAAGACGCTTAAGATGCCCTGTGAGGTAAAACGTAGTGATAGAGTAAAACGCACCAGGCTCCTCGGCCCCTGCTCGTTTGCGCTGTACTTAAAATTCCTCTCTGTGCAAGTACCAGCAAGTCAGAGGCCGTGCATGtaaagaaaatgggattttagCTGAAGGCCTAAAACACTGCTGCTTCATTTGcttaaaaggttaaaaagagCGTCTATAccgagttaaaaaaaaatattatttctgggAGCCTGCTACATACACCaagttagggtttttttttaatttaatcatttttataaGTATTTTCTGGGTGAGGGAGTGAAAATACCTATTCATTAATTATAGCTCTATCacagaacaaacaagaaagaaaactaaatactAGCAAATTCTGTGTTCGGTGCACTTTAGTGCTTAAATACTAGTAAATTCTTTAGGTGTTCAATGCATTTCAGTGCTGTGCAAACTGGAGCTGTCTGAGCCCAGGTTCAGCTGTGATAATACAGCCAGAACCTCAAGTAGTGTTAAATGACAAGATTAGTGTGGTGATAATAAATAAGAGGAATGCTCTAAGAGAAACGCTCTGGAAATAGAAAAAGTGTTCAAAGTGTAGAATCAACCTTACATGTTTATCTTGCAGCACTAAGGTATATGACTTTAATAGTgctggaaaattatttaatttagaacaggcacaatttatttaaaaccaggcttgagtacttttttttccagaatgtttAGGCTGCTTGTAAACTTTAAGTCCCGTTATCTTTCCCATGACAAGGAAACCCATTTTAAATGAAcgatttttctttccctacaaCTACTCTCTCATCTGAAAAtgctgttaattatttttactgaatagAGAAATTCAGTTGCTACAAAGTTGGGAGGAATGGGATACAATAAGCTACAGAACAACGAGGCTTCTCATATTCCTAGTATTTGGCAGTTTCCTACTTAAGTCATTGCCCTTTTAACCACAGGTTGTACTTAAATTTGTTAAGCTTAGTAATGCTTgagtttaatttcttcttgcttcACTTGTCCAAACATACGTTTCTGTAATAGGATTATTTGTGCAGTCTCTGTATTTATTCATACTACATAGTAGTAAtataatttattctgaaaaccTCTGGtcagaactctttttttttttaaatgaaacgATCAATGGGGGAGAACTGTTTTGCTGTCATGTTACATACCTCAACAGTCAGCTAGACCAGACTAATAGCTGCTGTTGTGCTTGTATATCTTCCTCTCAGGGTGGATATGAATGAAAATGGAGGAGAAGACAGCAAAACTGTACAAGTTGCTTAAAGTTATGGCATAGGGTAAACACAAGATGGTGAgtcttttcaaaaggaaatcaTAGGAAGCCATCTCCTAGGcacctaaattaaaaaattatcctCCCTTAGTGCTTAAAAGTTTTTGAAAGTCATTGAAACCTCATTGCTCATTGAGGAGTCGTGTACTTATCTGCACTCAGAGTCAGTCTAAAGTTTCATCTGAGAAAACTGGATTTCTTCAGCAAGTGCAGCCTCTTCTATATTGTTGTTGTCATCTTAGTCTGTCCTGTCCTAAAGTCATAAGCCTGTAAGAGCAGGGGATTCCCAATTCTGGGAGTTATTTTGCAGCAGCAACTTACAGGATCATATCTATTGAATTACTGTTAGTGAAAGACTGTTAGACAATAGAGAAGATTAGATTAATattctctttttgtgtttacTACTGCAAATTACAGAGGAGCATATTCTTTGGCAAATGACATgtcaagcatttttctttgcttctttttggaaagtgggaaaaaataccgatcttaaaacatttaaagtgCATTAGTATTTGTCCTTTGGTGGCATCTACTGAACTTAGTCAGGGACCAGCACTATAAAACACTTGCTAGCATAGACCTTGTTCACAAAGGCAGGCCAGAACCCAAATCTGGAACAGTGCAGTCCTTTGCTCGTTCGCTTTTATTGCTTCTGTAAACCTGCATTAGCTTCCAGGCAGGTGCAACTTCAGTTCCTGTAGTGCATCAGCCGTAGAAGCAACAGACCAAAAGTATAGGGAGGATCCTTTTGTGTAGGATATTATATAGTGTACTGATTAAAAATCTTGAGAGAGCTGTTGTCTGTCGTGACCTCACTAAATCACAGTGGAAAACTGCTTGCTTGGAGACAGGAAGACTGTTAACATCCAGTGCAAATCTCCTGAAGGTAAAAGCaatgaggaaggaaggaaagaatgtTTGACCTTGGGTTCGAAAGTGGATATCTAAATcgtcatgctgctgctgctgctcagatgcctttttcagtttcttgtcATAGCTGCTTTACCCTTCCCTTCTCAAGTTCACTGAAATGAACAGTGTTGTCTCGTGCTGCCATTGCTTTTTATCCTGGTACATGTCATTAAAACGGCATAGACATTCACCTCAAAATAGCATGTGGTCAGATTTTCGAGGTTTCTGTAACAATCTAGGTGTTAGACTTCTTTCCAGAGACATGATACAGTCCTGTGTGGGCTGTCTTACACTTGGCCTACATGTTAAGAGGGACTTTAATGTAACAAGCTGCCAGGCAGGAAGGAGACAGTTTTGTGGATCGTCTTTTACGGTACTGAGGGAAAGAAGGGTGATACCATGATAACAGTCTTCAGAACCCATTTGAACCATGAATGTGTCATTTGCAAAGTGGCTTGCTAACCTACCCATAGCTTtggcttttaatttatttaaagtgtGCTATGTCGCTATAAGGACTGTCACCTCTCTACCTTCATAAGCTAACAGACATATTAAAGTGGTGTGTGGAGTCCTCTGTGTTTAGTTTGTGTAGCAATGTGAACATCTTTACGACACCCaagcaaacaacagaaaacagttaGGATAGAACTGCTTATTAGTTCTGAAGAGCATGTAATTGAGTAAGTAATTTGAATTTGCATGAAGAATTTTATCAGTTTAGAGACTATACAATCACAGTTCCAATCTCCATTTTGAGTGGTAGCTAATGCTTGTTAAAATTTTGGCTTGCAGTTGAGCTGTTACTGTAAGAAGTTGCTTTTGGGTCTGCATAGGGtcatttccacagaaattaGCTAAAACATAAATCAAAGTAAAAGATATCAAAGGAGTAGTCGGTGAAAGACAAGCAGGGACCACTTGCTTTGATTTGACTCTCAGTGACTGGCCAGTCCCTTTCTGTTCACAGTGtatgtgtttattattttttgggGGGCTTGTTACTGTTGGACTAAATGTTAAGACAACCTCTCCTTGAAAATGTAACTGTGGCCTATGGTCTGTGGCCTCAGCTTCTTGGAATTCTCTGGGCATTCCTGTTTCAGTGATGTTCCTGATACTTTCCAGGACTTATCTTTGGGATTGGTCTGTGTCTAACACAAGTCAAGTTTGAAGACTAACCTCTTCGATACTCTACTCTCCATTTTTGGCTCCAAAGACTGCCTCTTCCCATGCAGCAGAACTGATAAAGAATCTCCAGAATCAATGTAACTGCTGAATTCTGAGTTATcagctgtgaaaataaacaGTCTTGTGACTTGCCTTACATCTGCTTCAGAAAGGTATGAATGGCTTCAAAAACACAGAGCAGCTTACAGTTGTAGGAAGATACCGCTGCATTAGTTTGAGTGAAGCTTTTCTCCCATCCCTGCCCACCCAATCCAAAGATTTGTGACAGTATCTTGTCTCTCATGCCCTATAAGCATGGTCACGTTGACTTTGTGATCTAAAAGTATGAGCTTCTGGCAGTCTTTTGGCAATAACAAGTCAGTTTATGATTAGTGTTCACATTGGTGTAATTGAGGGCTTTCCAGAGACTCCCAGATTAGAAATATGTAAAGAAATCATTGGCTAGTAAGGACAAAACTCTTTATCAGCAGTTAGCAtgatataaatattaaataataaccATGATACATAATATCCTTGTACTTCCTATTCCTGTTTGTTTCTAATTTCCTTTCTCAGAGAGTACAGCTATCATGTTCCTGTTTCGTTTGGATGAACCCAACTGGTTATGAGTCTCCCATAGTCATGACTACTGTTCCGATTTTGATGGTATATCAGGGAGTTTCAAGCTGTATTGAGATGCCACTTGCTGTTTACTTGCTGGTCTCCTTTAACAATGTTTAATTCTGATGCGagacatttcctttctgtgtgtcAATCTTAGCCCAGTTGTATTCATCACACACTTGATAGGTGCCCTGCTTCTGGTTATGGTGCACCTGTTGGAACATCTGTTCTGTCTTGGAATTCAGAGTAGCTTTGTAGAGATCCACCTCTTTGCCAACAGTCAGGTTAAATACTCgatttggaaatttttttcagtgaccaaatatttttcctctcttctaaAGTACGTTCCAAGTCAGTCTTTCACATCAGGTCAGAAAGTGCGCTTGGATTCCTATTGATGGAGTGTTCTGGAACGGTAATGATAGAAAAGACCAACAGGCACTGCTGTCCAGGAAACTCAGTATTTTGTGTAACTGAACACGTTTAAGTATCTCAGtattaattgttattatttagGGCTTACAGCATTTTAGGGGAACTGAGAAAAGAGCAACAGAGATTAGTCTATTGCAGTGACTCTTAGCAAATTTTGTCAATTATTGTGCACAGGGACTGCTGCAAGTGCAGGTGTGGAAAGACTACTGAAAGTTCTTGCAGTGCCTTCAGCATGTATACAGTTGTGGTGCATTCCCAGATAAAACACAGTAAGTGTGGCTTTCATGTCAAAGGCTGTAGAAAGCTCAAACAACATAAAACTAGTCccacaaagtattttcattacatGGTGTACTTCcagaaaattgaaatttttaagaaaatgccaCTGTGTTCTAACTGGTAAAGTATTAGCGTGAACGTGTCCTCTGTTGTTACAAATAAAATCAAGCTATACAGAATAATGTAACTTCTGAGAACTACAACCTACCTAGCATCCTTAGCCTGCTCtattgtatttcctttcttgtaCATCTTAATCTCAAAAAACAAACTGTAGAACAAAATTTTGCTATGTTCTGAtcctaaataatttaaaagaggAACTTGATTACAGTGTCTTGTCTTACAAAGTGCTTGTGCAGCTATTTGTGCTCCAGCTCATTACActtctttgtttctcatttgaaaacatttttaaactctcttccatttctgtatAAGTGTTTAGATTTAATGTATTCTccagaaatttagaaaaatgctCTCTCCTTTATTTCACCATGGTACTTAAATTACACTGGAGTATTGTTACAGCATGTTTTGCTGGAAAAGTGGATCCACCTTCAATATATATAGATCTTATGCTAGGTGCTGATGAATTTCTTAAAAAGTCCAGTAAGTCTTTCTCTCACCAGTATGTCTAGATTTACAATGATGTAGCAAGGCAGCTAAGTCTGCAGAGGATACTTGAATCTCTTACCTGTACTTAAAAGAAGTTCCTCAGCTTggtaaaaaacaattttctgtggCTTGACTTATCTGATCTCGGgactctttctttctctgtgtattGTAGAAACTGGTTGCAGATCACTGAGCAAACagagctctgaaaaataaaccaaaaaagatTGGTGATGGTTTTGCTAGTGCTTATCTAATAATCTGTATAATAAACTTGGAAcaaataaaatgaggaaaacttCAAGAAgctaaaaatctgaaataagcaattaaaaattgaattataAAACATACTGAATAGTTCTTCATATACAGAATGTTAAGATACTGGCACTGAATATACTTACCGCATGTAATCACGCCCAGTTTGCTGGTACACAGTGCTGGTTTACCTTGGGTGAGCAGTACTCCTGTAATTTTTAGGGTTCCTCGTTTCAGTACGTCTTTCATTTGGTTTGGATTTATTCTCTTCCATTGAGTCATCTTCtagagctttaaaattaaacttcagaTGAAATTCTAGGAGTCAAATTTTTACCTTGGCTACAGTAAAACCCAGGTTCTTAATCTGGGTTCTTAATCTGGGTCTGTCTTCTTAAGACTTACCCACAGAGTCTTGTTTGCACTCAGAGCCTTGCTGACTGAGCAACCCCATTCCCTACCCTAAGCCTATGTCATTTGAGAGTAGCTGATGCTGCACCATACTGAAGTGGTGTCAAGAGGCAATCTAAATTCCACCTGTCTTTAGTTTCAGAATGGCTACGGTTATTGCCTTTCCTGGGTGTGCTGGCCTTGCTCGGTTACCTCGCTGTTCGTCCATTCCTCCccaagaagaaacagcaaaaggatAGCTTGATTAACCTCAAGATCCAGAAGGAAAATCCAAAAGTAGTGAATGAAATAAACATTGAAGATCTGTGCCTCACTAAAGCTTACTGCAGGTGTTGGCGTTCTAAGACGGTAAGACACTGTGCTACTGTAGGATTAGAGATTGaaacttgcatatttttatcAGTGCTTTAGTGATGAATTTGCTATATGTTGActtgttgcttttctctggagGTGGaacatggttttggtttttgagaCTGGCacagttcttatttttctccactgtaAACCTATCTgcatgcagaaagaaacagtagAAACTTGTAAGAAACACAGTAGGGTTTTTTCTAGAAACACTTAGAGAGTGACCACCTGTGAGTAGATTAAAACCAAGCAAGCCTTGtttaatatttggaaatacaTTGTAACTAATTAGAAGATAAACTACTCTATTTTGCAAAAACAATACTTAGAAAGTTGTTCATAGTAGGATGAAAGTATGGCTGGACCTGTGTTGGTGAGGGAGAGCATATCCCCATCTGGTCCTGAGCAGCCAGTAGATGACTGGTCTGGATAGTCTCTATACCCCAAATCAACTAGATGTACAGGAGTATTTTTCATCTACCCTCAATTTCTTTTGAATGTCCTGACTGCATGCTGGTTTTGTCCTCTCTGGACCAAATGCTTTCCTgttctaacaaaaaaaatctgccctgGACCTAAGAAACTGCCTCAACTATTCTTGCTTCAGGCTAATCACTTCAGCAAAGTATCTCAGCTTTCCTTAAAACAGTACTTTCTGGTTGCAAATGATTAAATCTGTTAAGACCACTTTTACTAGTTCTACAATAAACCTTAAACCATTTATGGCTGCTTTGCTTGTTCTTTCATGGAAAAGGCTTTGTCCCTGACTTTGTGTCTAAGAACAGCTAGTTTAGGACCTTAAAAACTTAAGTTACCTGTTAGCagtgggttgttttttcccttagtAACATGTGTCCTGTGTCTGATAGGAGACAGGGAGTTTGTTGTTGAAACGGGACATACTAGGAGGAACTAGCAACATTATCAAAGTGCTCTTGGCATAGGGGGAAGTATAAAAATCACCATGCAATTGCGGTACAGAGTTACACTAATTCCTCatgtatgttttcttccagttcccCGTCTGTGATGGCTCCCACAATAAGCACAATGAATTAACAGGAGATAATGTAGGTCCACTAATACtcaagaagaaagaagtatAGCAGATGCTTAATCCACTAGATCATGATTgataaaaagtctttttataCTGTTGTAGTTGCAAGGGACAGCATTTTATTATGTGATTGGTATGATTTAGTCTAATGATTGCTGTAGATTTCTTTTTGGAATAAACTGCATTTAGACAGTACTAAATCTGTCACTGTTTTAATACTTTATTCTGAGAAGAATTATGTCTGCTTTGTAAAACTGTAAAGTAACTATCTCTGTAAATAAGTCGTTTATTTCAACAATAAAATGACTTCCTACAATTAAGCCTCTTTTGTATGAGCATGCAGTTATAAAACTGGCACTATTTCCAAGTGACAGACGTGTACCTTTCTGTTGATTTTGTTCTGCTGAGAAGCcatgttttattctgcttttcaggaaCAAATTTAAGTGCACTTAAGTGGGAGGAAAAGATACTAAATTCATCCTTTGTGAATATACGTAAGCATCCCACTGAGGGCAGGCAGCATAGCGATGTTAAGTTATGCTAGGTGAAGGTCTGGCCTGTGCCTAAGTGGACAGTTTGTTAGTCTCATGCAAAGCAGCCCAGCTCAGACAAACCCCGCACAGCTGGAAAGTCTCATACAGCATCCTAGGTGGAGTGCTGCAGTTCTAGACCATATGAACTAAACTTGAGCAGGTCAGCCACTAACATTATCCCTTTATTTTGGGCCCCTGTGTTGATCATTCATAAGCTTTTGTAAGAGAAGCACAAATTTGCTTCTTGCAAGTTCATTTGTACTGTAGTGGGGACTTTCATGGGAGGAATTGGTTAAATGACAGAACcgagaaagcagagctgagctgtaTTCTTGGCTTGTTACCCATTCAGAATGATTATTTGGGCAAGTCAGAACCTTGCTGTGGTATGGCTTAATTTCAGATGCAGGTAAATAATTGCTACTTATCTAACTGCTAGACTTCTAATGAATTCTTCTAAAGTGCTTTATTCTCCAGTGAAAGACTGTATTCatcaatgtaaaaataaaaatttgttccATGCTATGACTTTAGACAATTGTACTAAGGCAGATTTCAACTGTTCCTTGACAGCATTTCATTTGACCCATTGTTAGGCAGGTGGGAAGCCCCAGCATGGTGTGCCATTGTCAAAGTTGATCATCACAGtgctgaaacagaaagcaagtaAGAAAGCAGTTCTCACTTAATGACTCTTGCAGCAGCAGTAGAACTAAGGTAGATCAGTCCTCCTGCATTTGTAACAGTTGTAGTTCTAGGTACCTAAACCTCTTGCCTTGTGGTGAAAGATGGCAGATTAGGATGTGATTGTAAGTTAAATACCTGCTTCTACAAAGTGTGTAGTAGAACCATGGTACAATCTGTAATGTTTAAATGCTTCATGGTGGCCTTACCTTAATGGATGAGCAAATCCTAAATGTTATATTAGGATATAACATTTATAGTAGAGGAAAATGCATAATGTTATTAAGTGTCTCATACTCAGTCTTCACTTATAGATGTGTTATATTGAACACCAAGCCCCAATTCTTGGGTTCAGTGAAGAAACTACTATGTGAAATGCAAAAGCCTGcctttagatttattttttttccaggctttaaAATCCACAGCCTATTGTAGCAGGCTGTTGTTATATACAAGTCTGTATGTGCTTCCAGCTTTTATCAGGGTACTTTTGCATTCAAATAGTTTGATTTCCTTCAAAGTCGGAGAAGTAAACTACGTACATCAATCCTGTTCTCACTTCCATTGCTCTATTCAGACAAACCATGTTAGAGTaagtaataaagcaaaattggttttgtttctcccaCAAAGCTTCTCTAAAAGGAGAATGATAGTGTAAGGTTTAAACTCTTGACTCGATCTCTAGCATGGCTTCatcatgtaattaattttttctccctgcttgcAGTTAGATGAGATAGTTTAGCAGCAATCTACAAATGCGGCTATGGAACAAACGGGTGggtttttatttggttttggttatgTCTATAGAGGAATGGAACACTTTGGTAGTATGGGCCTGCAGTAGCAGCACTCAGTCACAGTTCCTTTGTAAAAAGGACATTTTAGTAATTTCCACAAGATAGTGATAAAATGAAGATCACAAGCAAGATAAATGaccattttcttgcatttcaaaatctgtcAAGGtaacactgtctctcatggccACAGAATTTTCTatagaaaactgcaaagaacTTACTAATAAGTTCAGATTATCTATCTAAAGTCTATAGCCAAGAACTGTGGGTCTCACCAGCGATTGAAAGAGTTGAACCAATTACCTGCTAGGATGTGCTTGGTCATGTCTTGCTCCTGGATGACTTTTATCCCTTTGTGTGGAGCCTCCAGGTTAGGTTAGAAATTTGTCCTGGCTGCTAATAAAGATCAGGACTGAGGCAGTCTTCACAGTCTTGATGCAAAATCAGGGGAAGCTGAACTTGGCATGTCATGACATGGCTTTTTGCTCTACAAGAACAGTAatgtttacttttcttttgattaTGAATTTGAACAATAGTTATAATAGACCACAAATAAACCTGTAAAACAGATATGTTTAGAGAAAGATGACTGACTTGTGGCAACTACTAGACAAAGTAAATGTAATTGAAGTGCAGTTGGCGCAAAATTTGATGTCTTGCacactgtttatttaaaaagcaaactacAAAACCTGTATCATTCATTGTTTTGTGGCTGTACTACACCATGAGTGTTTCATGGTTAATTTTAGACTTCAGTCTAAATTCCCTAAAATGCTCAGTTTGgctaaaaaaagagagagaaagcagtgaTTATAATTGCATTATCACTGCAGCCCCTGGCCTGTGCGACTTCCTCCTTCCAGATGGccaatttctgtcttttcccatATGCTGCCTGCTCTaactctgcctgctgctggccccCAGAAGCACACTGTGCTGTCAGACCCTTCTGCTGCAGAGGTTCTTGTGAACCTTCTGGAACGGCACACACATGCCGTGCTCAGTACTCTCCCACATTATGCCTGTGATTATGTCTCATGACAGCAGGACTCCTCTGGTTATAGTTTACTGCACATTGTGCTAtagttttatttcctgcaaaTAAGAGACTGGCATGGCATAAAGATTTTATTGGCTTGAATTTATGCATTATTCATGAGTGATTTCATGGCATTTGTT from Aquila chrysaetos chrysaetos chromosome 1, bAquChr1.4, whole genome shotgun sequence harbors:
- the CISD2 gene encoding CDGSH iron-sulfur domain-containing protein 2, which gives rise to MVLESLARIVKVQLPAYLKRLPLPESVGGFIRLTVSEWLRLLPFLGVLALLGYLAVRPFLPKKKQQKDSLINLKIQKENPKVVNEINIEDLCLTKAYCRCWRSKTFPVCDGSHNKHNELTGDNVGPLILKKKEV